The genomic window ACGTGGTCCAGCTTCTCGCGGCCGATCCGCGCCGCGCGCTCCAGGGTGGCGCGCGGCGTGGGCGGCGCCTCCAGCTTCCAGGCCGGGTGGTAGGCCGAGAAGTGCAGCGGGAGGCGCCGGTCCACCGAGGCCACGAAATCCACCAGGGCGCGCAGCTGCGCGTCG from bacterium includes these protein-coding regions:
- a CDS encoding AmmeMemoRadiSam system radical SAM enzyme; its protein translation is DAQLRALVDFVASVDRRLPLHFSAYHPAWKLEAPPTPRATLERAARIGREKLDHVHLGNV